From a single Miscanthus floridulus cultivar M001 chromosome 8, ASM1932011v1, whole genome shotgun sequence genomic region:
- the LOC136472730 gene encoding probable L-type lectin-domain containing receptor kinase S.5 — translation MAAARFLVHLLLLAAASASAVAAASASPSTNATAAPGVSGGNVTRFSFSRFVSANRVVNVTVLGDANINQGALQITPDSLNDAATYLTHKSGRVLYATPFKLWHRDKATNATGGGKRVASFSTFFTINVFRPNGTEPAEGFAFLIAPSADEPPAGSSGGYLGLTNAATDGNATNRIVAVELDTEKQAYDPDDNHVGLDVNSVVSVATASLTPLGIEISPVVPVKYDVWVDYDGAARRIAVRMAVSGKPKPRRAVLTAPLDLGATVAEWSYFGFAASTGRKYQLNCVLAWNMTLEKLPCDDDGDGKRRMLGLAVGVPVGVVAVVGAAVLAYVCVVERRKVHGDDGNSSSAITGTMIRSLAGGPREFEYREIRRATNNFDEKMKLGQGGYGVVYRGVVVGDHTSPGGAGSAVEVAVKKFSRASTQGQNDFLAELSIINRLRHKHLVRLVGWSHDNGELLLVYEFMPNGSLDQHLFSPASGRQLLGWELRYNIVRGVASALHYLHDEYDQRVVHRDLKASNIMLDAAFSARLGDFGLARAIETDKTSYMEEAGGGVHGTVGYIAPECFHTEKATRESDVYAFGAVVLEVVCGRRPRCDIEGFHFLVDWVWRLYRDDRALEAVDARLDGAFDADQAERLILLGLACSHPTPAERPKTPAILQILLGSMPPPEVPPFKPSFVWPATDGGLDTMSTTAGTTTSQLSLTSASTWSGNFMKGSLKHAFEQEGTTDSLA, via the exons ATGGCCGCCGCCCGTTTCCTCGTACACCTGCTCCTCTTAGCcgccgccagcgccagcgccgtcgccgccgcttcTGCCTCGCCCTCCACCAATGCCACCGCAGCCCCTGGCGTCAGCGGCGGCAACGTCACCCGGTTCAGCTTCTCCAGGTTCGTCTCTGCGAACCGCGTCGTCAACGTGACGGTGCTCGGCGACGCCAACATCAACCAGGGCGCGCTCCAGATCACGCCGGACTCACTCAACGATGCCGCCACCTACCTCACCCACAAGTCCGGCCGCGTGCTCTACGCCACCCCGTTCAAGCTCTGGCACCGCGACAAGGCCACCAACGCCACCGGCGGGGGCAAGCGGGTCGCGTCCTTCAGCACCTTCTTCACCATCAACGTGTTCCGGCCCAATGGCACGGAGCCTGCGGAAGGGTTCGCGTTCCTCATCGCGCCGTCCGCGGACGAGCCACCCGCGGGGAGCTCCGGCGGGTACCTCGGCCTCACCAACGCGGCCACCGACGGCAACGCCACGAACCGGATCGTCGCCGTGGAGCTCGACACCGAGAAGCAGGCGTACGACCCGGACGACAACCACGTCGGGCTCGACGTCAACAGCGTCGTCTCCGTCGCCACCGCCTCGCTCACGCCGCTCGGCATCGAGATCTCGCCCGTCGTCCCCGTCAAGTACGACGTCTGGGTTGACTACGACGGCGCCGCGCGCCGCATTGCGGTGCGCATGGCCGTGTCCGGGAAGCCGAAGCCACGGCGCGCGGTCCTCACCGCGCCGCTGGACCTAGGGGCCACCGTGGCCGAATGGTCCTACTTCGGGTTCGCGGCGTCGACGGGGCGCAAGTACCAGCTCAACTGCGTCCTCGCGTGGAACATGACGCTGGAGAAGCTCCcgtgcgacgacgacggcgacggcaagAGACGGATGCTCGGGCTCGCCGTCGGAGTGCCCGTGGGTGTCGTCGCGGTGGTCGGCGCCGCCGTCCTGGCGTACGTGTGCGTGGTGGAACGGCGGAAGGTGCACGGCGACGAcggcaacagcagcagcgccATCACCGGCACCATGATCCGCAGCCTCGCCGGCGGGCCGCGGGAGTTCGAGTACCGTGAGATCCGCAGGGCCACCAACAACTTCGACGAGAAGATGAAGCTGGGGCAGGGCGGGTACGGGGTCGTGTACCGTGGCGTGGTGGTCGGCGACCACACCAGCCCCGGCGGCGCCGGGAGCGCCGTCGAGGTGGCCGTCAAGAAGTTCTCCCGCGCTAGCACGCAGGGCCAGAACGACTTCCTCGCCGAGCTCAGCATCATCAACCGCCTCCGACACAAGCACCTCGTCCGCCTCGTCG GGTGGAGCCACGACAATGGCGAGTTGCTGCTGGTGTACGAGTTCATGCCGAACGGGAGCCTGGACCAGCACCTGTTCAGCCCTGCTTCAGGCCGGCAGCTGCTGGGATGGGAGCTCCGGTACAACATCGTCAGGGGCGTGGCGTCGGCGCTGCACTACCTGCACGACGAGTACGACCAGCGCGTGGTGCACCGGGACCTCAAGGCCTCCAACATCATGCTGGACGCCGCCTTCAGCGCGCGCCTGGGCGACTTCGGCCTGGCGCGCGCCATCGAGACCGACAAGACGTCGTACATGGAGGAGGCCGGGGGCGGCGTGCACGGCACCGTCGGGTACATCGCGCCCGAGTGCTTCCACACCGAGAAGGCGACGCGGGAGTCCGACGTCTACGCGTTCGGCGCCGTCGTCCTGGAGGTGGTGTGCGGCCGCCGCCCGCGCTGCGACATCGAGGGCTTCCACTTCCTGGTGGACTGGGTGTGGCGCCTCTACCGCGACGACCGCGCGCTGGAGGCCGTCGACGCGCGGCTCGACGGCGCGTTCGACGCCGACCAGGCGGAGCGGCTGATCCTGCTGGGGCTCGCGTGCAGCCACCCGACCCCCGCCGAGCGGCCCAAGACGCCGGCCATCCTGCAGATCCTGCTCGGGTCCATGCCGCCGCCGGAGGTGCCGCCGTTCAAGCCGTCGTTCGTGTGGCCGGCGACCGACGGTGGGCTCGACACCATGTCGACCACGGCGGGCACCACGACCAGCCAGCTCAGTTTGACGTCGGCGTCCACGTGGAGCGGCAACTTCATGAAAGGCAGCCTGAAGCACGCGTTCGAGCAAGAAGGCACCACCGATTCCTTGGCGTAA